AAGAAAAAGAGGGCAGTGCATGCATTACACTACCATACCATACCCATGCAAATTAAAGAATACATTACTTTGATGTCTTCTTGGTCCTCCTCACAGCATTGGGTCAAATATTCAATCTTCTCTTTCAGGGCTCTCTGCTCTATCTTTGTAAGTTCCACTGTCGGAATATATCTGATATTTCCTGCCATACTCTGGTATATGAAACAACGAAGTCCTGTATCCACTGCCTCACATGACTGTAACAGAACATGCTGTTATGCTGTGATTGCATCTTCAGTTTtcagtttgatttttttttttttcattccattaaCATAGTGGAAATTACAGTTGCAGATACAAGGTAGCACATACATTGCTTGAAAGTAGAAGTAGcctagttaaaaaaaaacattacaagcAGTCAAACTAGCCTCAAAGATCAAACCTAAAGTCAGCATTTTATACTGCAGATGTCTGTTTAGCTTGCTGACTGGCTGCTTACCTTGTCAATCTCATCTGGCAGCATTTTTAGGTCATTGGCATATTTGTCCAAGAGGTGGACAAAATCTTTGATCTTTTCCAAGTGCTCCTGAAAGTCTTGGTTGGTCACTGTGTGGTTAGGTGAATGCATCACACAATTTCTCACATTAATCACCTAAAAAAGGAGACCATtaaatgaacacacaaacaaggtTAAGTTTATGATACCTTTAAATTGTGGTCACATCTTCACTAAGCCACTGCTATTGAATTGTCTGTGTCATACAACATATGGAAAATAGCCTACACCTCTGAAATATACATTGAGTGTGACAACAAAGTACAAAACATATGAAGTCTGTTTAAAATAGGAAGAATACAAATAAGGTCACTGGCAACACCAGTGGCCAAAACCATGaagaaaatataaacatttaaatTAATTTCATTATGAAAGTTGCATTCCCTTTTGCTGTCATCTGGATGATTTTTAGATTACCTTGTGTATTTGCTGGCCCTTAATAAATTTGCGGAAGTGAGCACAGTGGCCCATGAGGTTAAGTAACGCTGCAATATCAAAGTCATCATAGGTGGTATGGCCTCTGTGCCCCTTCGGCATGTACACCTGAGATATATTCATGATGACACAGACATATATTTAGAAGgaggaataaataaataagaaaaataAGATAGTAATTCAAACCACATTTAGCCTTTGAGAGAATATGCTCTAGTTGAACCTTTACATCTTTGCATGGCAGAAATACAACAGAACCACTTCCTGACTTACATCTTATATCTCTTACAACAAACACCCTGTAACCTACAAAATAGAAAGGCTGTTTATTTCCCAGGCATATTCACTTATGACAATTCAAAGCTCCAACCATTTCATTGTTCATTGTCATTTGAATATTGTGTGCAAGGGGTAGCACAGCCTTTGGGTGTGATGTGTTGTTGGTCAATCCCatgtataattgtgtgtgttcagtgtgaatGTATacttctgtgtttctgtgtgtgtgtgtgttggatttgTGATGGTGCTCTGTCTTCCTTTTGTGACTAGTATGTGTGTAACTGTTATCATTTTGCCCATGTCTCCTTGCTGTTTTAGGCCTAATTCCCAGTTAAGAGTATTTAAGCACCATCAGTGTCTGTCAACTGAGGACCTCTCTTTCCGTTTCTGCATCCGGGGTTTCTTGCTTGATTATTGTATGCATGATGATAAACAGCACTTTGTTCCTGCTTCACATTGCTGGCAGAACTGGGATCTCGGAGTAACCataaaagtcaagtcaagtcaagtttatttgtaTGAGCATTTCATACAccgaggtcattcaatgtgctttacctAAAcgaaagcaaacagtaatagcaaataaaagcatagaagggcaacaGTCAAAGAATGgttaaaaaaaattgtaataaaaaataataaagatcataataaaaaagaaaacataaaacataaaatgaaATCAAGGACCTGATCAACAAACTGCTGGAGATATATCGTGTGGACTGGAGTCAGCACTCCCTACCTAGGACAGCAAGGAAGCAGAAGGACATCAACTCCACCAAGATACAGGGGCCATTCATCCTGACAAAGGTGAAGCAGAGTCCCTCAATCTTGGTGAAGTGGTGTCTCATCCTGCTCCTTTCCTGGCAGGGAGTGCCTACTTGGCCCCTGGCGGAAGCCGGCTGAGTTGGAGAACATCTTGCTCTGCCCTGCAAATGCTCTGTTCAGGCGACTGGGTTTGGAGCGAAATTGTTTCATGCAGTTGTCTGATAGTTGTGTCCTAATGATAGGCTCAAAGCCAAAGAAGCATGTGCTATATTCCTGCTCAatacaataggcctatatcaatttgggtttttaattaaatgtaataggCTACATGATGAATAATGAACTCGCCTTTGCCACCTCCCATTTCTCTTTCGGCCACAGATACGGCATGCAGTTGTTCCAATAaatcataggcctactttttgcATGATTGGCCACGAGTTCCTTTTTCCATGGTGTACAGACCTTACAGTCAGGTATCTGTGGAAGCAACTCAGTCCTGAGAAAAGTAGCCAAGTCATGCAGACCTACAGTCATAGGCTGGAAATTGGTTACAAACCTCCTTGGCGCATAATAAAATACCGCACAGACcgccaagaacgataactacgATAACATTCAATTTCAGAGCAATTTTGAGAACTGGCACGGCAgatcagaatccatcaaattttagccatcacatttAACACAAGGAGATATACTTTTCTTATCCTTAGTAGCCTTGTCAGTGAACGGCCCGTCAGTTATGACTGAATGATGCAACTGAATGTTATGCCAGCCAGAGTAAAGTAACAAAAATCTGCACCTACTTTGTTTTCCCACTCGCTTCCATCACATTTATTTTGACAGATGGCCTCTTTCAAAGTGCTGCTAAGTTTACTCTGAAGGGTGAAGTGGTAATTTTCAGTTTCGTTTTCCAGGAAGGGGCGAATCCCTTCTCTCAGTATGAGAAGACTTTCTGTAGTTTTAAGCCAGTTACGGTATTTGTCGTCCTTAAAGCGTGCCATTTGTAGCTATATTTTTCAGTGGGGTAGGCCTCCGGCAATGTTAATGTTATTTCGATTTTAAAGTTTGACAGAAATTGGCAGATTCGCGTATTGCGGTTCAATAAATCATAGGCGAAACGTTTTCAATCATTGCACAATAGAGAGCTCTATCTAACCGTTTTTTGGAACCCAGATCGTACTTGGAGGGGCCACAAATTCGATTTTAAAGGGACACTTCACCCATTTGCATTACGCTTTGTATCGTTAGAAACCCATATTTTTGAATGGTCATGCATCATTCCCCTATTTTCCCCCGAGACGCATACGGCCAcgggccatattggatttttggacaaaattcaacaagttttaatctgttccaataggggttctgaccaggaatccatggagaaaactttgacatgaaaataGGCCTAATTTTTCCAACAGATGACCTGTGTAACACACAAGGGGAAGGAGGGGCTGGTGCCAGGGATCCGTCTCCCTGGCTGGAGCGGGggaaagggctatttcttactcttcttacccttcctcttcctcctcgtccttgtcgtcctctccctctcacttcttcacctctgcgtcctcttcctcctgcttcttcacctccaccatCCTCTTCCTAggcctcctctaattctcaCTCTTCTTACTCTTCCTGTTCCCTCCATTGTACTCCACATGGACagcttacctgtggcttatttacactgcttaggctgattgcaaagtgaactaattatctaaaacagttttcatgaTGTGACAGTGTGCCAGACAGTgggcaaaatatatatatagtgtaaatataatatatatataaatagtgtaaataataggcatacatgtgtatagttttgctaggagtgtgttgatcatttggaaattgagtgtaaagcagtgagtcgttctgcaaaaagagtgctgtgcagtggattTTATCTACAGttttgcaaagtgtgtgttacaaaattgcaaactgagtgcaaagcagtgtttgcgCTTTTAGTTTTGTAAAGttagtgagtggttttgctaaaACTGCTTTCATTCGTACAAGTACTTATACGTTTAACGTGGTTACTCTAAACATCTAATTTCCATTACAGATTATATTAATATTGTGTTCTATTAcaaacaaaacagttatttcgctaaaaaataataatagaaataaaaaaatagcttCAACTTGAAAACATTTCGCGGCCCACTAATGGGCCCCGGGCCACtggttgagaaacactgatctataCATCTAGCTGTATTAGAACAGAGGAATGGAAAGGCAGGACCGTTTGTGTTAATAATGAAGATAAAGGCAATCTTTTCTTGATTATCTTGATTAATTCATGGACATTTTTGCACATATCACTGTGtccttaaaatacacacaactttAGTTAAATGATTACCCTTATTGTTAATCCCACTGACTGATGCATTATCATATGTGTGGTGCAGTGGTGTTGATAATTGCTTAAATGTGTATTAGTTCCAGAGACAATAGTTCCTGAGGGTATAAAACCACATATGCTGATGGAATGTGTGCCACATTCTGAGGGTATTGTATTGTGTCATGAGAACATGTAAACATATGCaaatgtattattcacaacCATCTTGCCACCCACCCGGATGTTTTAAGGTAAagaggaaatatttcttaaggAAACAAAATGTtgatttcttttcttcttcttttttttttttaagaacatCAGCACTGTCTGATTTCTGTCTCTGACTTCTGTATTCCCTCTGCTGCCCTCTGGAGTCCATCTCCCATGGCATGAAGAGTTTCAAGTTCCTCTTTGAACAGTTCTTTAAGGTCCTCCTGATTCTGTAAAAAGGCACTGAGGGTCTGCAAGCTCTGCTGGTcctataataaaaaaaatttaaaaaaatagttaaGGCAATATATGTGACTTGCTCTGCTACAATAGAAAGGTTGCCTTGGATAAAAAAATTTACAACACTGATCATATCAAATTAGCCATTTTGAcaacttttactttttatttgtttgcattattttttttttttactaaataACAAAGTAATGTGCCACTGAATACCAGTATCTATGGGCCACTTACTATGAAGAGTTACACAACAACATTGTTTCCTCTGTTATCAGAAGACAGCAGTAGGGAACTGCTCAGTATGTACAGCGCAGGAAATAGCTTCATCTTCCTCCTACATACCATGTAGCACTCCACACTGGAATAATTTCCCACTTATTCAACTTCTGTGTGATCTGAGGCTTAGCACTATCTGGAGAACATGGTGCTTCTCTGTGGCTTTAAAGGTGGGCAGTAAGTAGGTCATTGAAGGCTTTACCTCTGGACTCAGCGTCTCCTCCTGGTCTGCACAGAGCAGTAGCTCGTGAAGTCGTTCCCGCAGCAACCCTGTCTCCCATTGGCTGATGGACTCCAGTTCTATTTCCTTCACCTCGGATCCATCCACTCTGTCCACTCCGGGAACATGAACTGACCAGTCTATAGACAGCGTCTGCAGattggggggaaaaaatcacaaagcattttcacacacacacacacagtagttgaGCATAGAAAAACTACAGTCCAGCCAATTCCAGCACTTAAGCGATATTTTTACCACGTGTGCAGATTTTGTCTGAAAAAttccattttattttttaaatgtttcactGATTAAATCTTGCCACTCACTCATGCTAACATATTGCCAATATATTTCTACGGTACATTTATCTGATACATCTAAAATTATGGCTAATATGCCTCCAAGTCCTGGGAAAGCTATTGCATATAGAACCTTCCATCATCCAAAAAGTATCATCTGCCCTCTGCTTCTCCATGCATGTATTCCTTTAAAATGAACACTATATAGCACTTGAGGTCAATCTATGTAGAATCTGAGGCTTTCAGAAATGAAGGACACTGAGGACCCCATGCAGGGTTGCTACtaaaaatgtgaaatgcatggcTCTATGAAAGATTATAATATTTGGATATGGGGGGTGAGGGACTATATCCATGCAGGACCTTGAAATAGTCAtagcccccacccacccatccacaccCCTCACAGCATCCCTGACCCCATGCAGGTTGTGCACTACCAACTGACTGTCTGACCTCCTGAATGTCTTGCCTGGTGACGGCCACTTCGGGGACGTGCTGCAGCGGCTGCAGCAGCTGCTCCAGGCTCCTCTGGTAGCACCGCATCCACTGTGCCGACACGCGCATCTCACACGAGTGCATCAGCTCGTTCCTGCAACGAATCACCTGCAGGCCACAGGCAGCTGGTTAGAACTGCTACACCACTGTTTAAAGACAAGTCACTGTAAACTTTTTAAGTTGGTCACATCACAGAAAAGGGTGTTAATATCCACTCTGAAAAatctgaatgaataaataaaaatattgagAGGTATGATAAACTACGCTTCAACATCATGAAGATCTGAGGGGTATATTTTGCCCTCAAAGTGTGTGGGCCGGTCCACTGACTGCGCTGATACCGCACCTAAGTAGCCCGTTGTACAAGATGTTGCCACCGTGTAAACAAACTTCTGCTGAAATTTCAAAGCTATCACTACTGGCCAGCTGTCCGCTGTCAACAAATAGATCAATCAAAGATGGAATGGATGAATGGGGTATTTTACCTTTTTCTCTAATCTTAACATATAACTTTGTAACTTTGGTCAAAAGCATGCTCAGGTGTTTTTACGCTAAGCATGTTTTTAGGCTTTACGCTGATTGGCTTCCTTAAAGCCAAAGACCAACTTACCTGAGGGATGGTTTGTGTCATAGTCTGTCTTTGTTTTTTAGTGGTCATTTGTGGTCCCAGATTTGCATATGAAGGAGGaaacaaccatgtttcctgttcACGGTAGCTTTGTGGCCAAAACTCTCCTTATTCAAAACAGCCcaggcaaaaa
The Alosa sapidissima isolate fAloSap1 chromosome 23, fAloSap1.pri, whole genome shotgun sequence genome window above contains:
- the LOC121698210 gene encoding uncharacterized protein CXorf38-like; the protein is MARFKDDKYRNWLKTTESLLILREGIRPFLENETENYHFTLQSKLSSTLKEAICQNKCDGSEWENKIPDCKVCTPWKKELVANHAKSRPMIYWNNCMPYLWPKEKWEVAKVYMPKGHRGHTTYDDFDIAALLNLMGHCAHFRKFIKGQQIHKVINVRNCVMHSPNHTVTNQDFQEHLEKIKDFVHLLDKYANDLKMLPDEIDKSCEAVDTGLRCFIYQSMAGNIRYIPTVELTKIEQRALKEKIEYLTQCCEEDQEDIKEDIKGIWNFVQKNEDLKVKLAPQMEQLLSKNRWLEDLKESTFCYLF
- the LOC121698875 gene encoding uncharacterized protein CXorf38-like isoform X4 — protein: MPRGQADVTRAEQCDAAALLNLLHFCDHFSYIDPKLVKEVIRCRNELMHSCEMRVSAQWMRCYQRSLEQLLQPLQHVPEVAVTRQDIQETLSIDWSVHVPGVDRVDGSEVKEIELESISQWETGLLRERLHELLLCADQEETLSPEDQQSLQTLSAFLQNQEDLKELFKEELETLHAMGDGLQRAAEGIQKSETEIRQC
- the LOC121698875 gene encoding uncharacterized protein CXorf38-like isoform X2, translated to MALHSLCSLCSEWRREILRHHTNPSAVVNWSNCRPWLWSAEHWELAKAFMPRGQADVTRAEQCDAAALLNLLHFCDHFSYIDPKLVKEVIRCRNELMHSCEMRVSAQWMRCYQRSLEQLLQPLQHVPEVAVTRQDIQETLSIDWSVHVPGVDRVDGSEVKEIELESISQWETGLLRERLHELLLCADQEETLSPEDQQSLQTLSAFLQNQEDLKELFKEELETLHAMGDGLQRAAEGIQKSETEIRQC
- the LOC121698875 gene encoding uncharacterized protein CXorf38-like isoform X1 — its product is MVLAELSLRLNEVGYKNWLKAGYCLMKLKDGLQGFVNNEMKLFHERVINNNAILRRGPCRNNCRAKGNQLHSLCSLCSEWRREILRHHTNPSAVVNWSNCRPWLWSAEHWELAKAFMPRGQADVTRAEQCDAAALLNLLHFCDHFSYIDPKLVKEVIRCRNELMHSCEMRVSAQWMRCYQRSLEQLLQPLQHVPEVAVTRQDIQETLSIDWSVHVPGVDRVDGSEVKEIELESISQWETGLLRERLHELLLCADQEETLSPEDQQSLQTLSAFLQNQEDLKELFKEELETLHAMGDGLQRAAEGIQKSETEIRQC